In the Streptomyces sp. f51 genome, one interval contains:
- a CDS encoding DUF881 domain-containing protein, producing MCGMPQQPPVRSSAPRPSRPDASMSLLTNVMDHSLDEGYAEAAARREAEGAGGMPKTLRAKAALAAGLVLAALVVTVGAANARLAAPVVAKERQELIDRIGRETTAADKLESGVDTLRADVSARQRAALKKGGGAQADLVSLLSGATDVHGPGVRLVVNDAKEASTGGDGTNNPRETSGFSDTGRVRDRDMQRVVNGLWESGAEAISVNGRRLTALSAIRAAGDAILVDNKPLVPPYTVLAVGDGQRLSTRFQNSADGLYLHALQENYGIRTSISAEGDLRLSAAPSVIVRTAEPSTEKGTP from the coding sequence ATGTGCGGCATGCCGCAGCAGCCCCCCGTTCGGAGCAGTGCTCCGCGCCCGTCGCGCCCGGACGCCTCCATGTCGCTGCTCACCAACGTCATGGACCACAGTCTCGACGAGGGCTACGCCGAAGCGGCGGCCCGCAGAGAGGCCGAGGGCGCCGGCGGCATGCCGAAGACGCTCCGTGCCAAGGCCGCTCTCGCGGCGGGTCTGGTGCTGGCCGCGCTCGTGGTCACCGTGGGGGCGGCGAACGCGCGGCTGGCGGCGCCCGTCGTCGCCAAGGAGCGCCAGGAGCTCATCGACCGCATCGGGCGCGAGACGACGGCCGCGGACAAGCTGGAGAGCGGCGTCGACACCCTGCGCGCCGATGTGAGCGCCCGCCAGCGCGCAGCGCTGAAGAAGGGCGGCGGTGCGCAGGCCGATCTCGTGAGCCTTCTGTCCGGCGCCACCGACGTGCACGGACCGGGTGTGAGGCTCGTCGTCAACGACGCCAAGGAAGCCAGCACGGGCGGTGACGGCACCAACAACCCGAGGGAGACCTCAGGATTCTCCGACACCGGACGGGTGCGGGACCGTGACATGCAGCGCGTGGTCAACGGTCTGTGGGAGTCGGGGGCCGAGGCCATCTCCGTCAACGGACGGCGGCTGACCGCCCTGTCCGCGATCAGGGCCGCGGGGGACGCGATACTGGTCGACAACAAGCCGCTGGTGCCGCCGTACACGGTGCTGGCGGTGGGGGACGGCCAACGGCTCAGCACCAGGTTCCAGAACAGCGCCGACGGGCTCTATCTGCATGCGTTGCAGGAGAACTACGGCATCAGGACCAGCATTTCCGCCGAGGGGGACCTCCGGTTGTCCGCGGCACCGAGTGTGATCGTACGTACAGCAGAGCCGAGCACAGAGAAGGGCACACCGTGA
- a CDS encoding MerR family transcriptional regulator has product MLQTPSGGAGSGTAAADSGLMSIGAVLSLLRDEFPEVTISKIRFLESEGLVEPRRTPSGYRKFSADDAERLGHILRMQRDHYLPLKVIREHLDALARGEQVRLPSVGRQREAGEGEPQGELYGEPEGPTVARVGREELLAAAEIGEQQLQEWESYGLIGPLTDGVYDAEAVTVAALVVELGRFGIEPRHLRAMKAAAERDAGLVDQVVAPLRRHRNPQTRAHAEARTKELAGLTVKLHAALVQTALGVRLR; this is encoded by the coding sequence ATGCTTCAAACACCGAGCGGCGGTGCCGGCAGCGGTACCGCCGCCGCGGACAGTGGGCTGATGAGCATCGGCGCGGTGCTGAGCCTGCTGCGCGACGAGTTCCCCGAAGTCACCATCTCCAAGATCAGGTTCCTGGAGTCGGAAGGGCTCGTCGAGCCGCGGCGGACCCCTTCGGGGTATCGCAAGTTCAGCGCGGACGACGCCGAGCGCCTCGGCCACATCCTGAGGATGCAGCGGGACCACTACCTCCCGCTCAAGGTGATCCGCGAGCATCTGGACGCCCTGGCGCGCGGTGAGCAGGTGCGCCTGCCCTCCGTGGGCCGCCAGCGTGAGGCGGGCGAGGGGGAACCCCAGGGCGAGCTCTACGGCGAGCCCGAGGGGCCCACCGTGGCCCGGGTGGGCCGCGAGGAGCTGCTGGCGGCCGCCGAGATCGGCGAGCAGCAGCTCCAGGAGTGGGAGTCGTACGGACTGATCGGCCCCCTGACCGACGGTGTCTACGACGCGGAGGCGGTGACCGTCGCCGCGCTCGTCGTCGAGCTGGGCCGCTTCGGGATCGAACCGCGCCATCTGCGGGCCATGAAGGCCGCCGCGGAGCGTGACGCGGGCCTGGTGGACCAGGTGGTCGCCCCGCTGCGACGCCACCGCAATCCGCAGACCCGGGCCCACGCGGAGGCCCGCACGAAGGAACTCGCGGGCCTCACGGTGAAGCTGCACGCGGCGCTCGTGCAGACCGCGCTCGGAGTGCGGTTGCGCTGA
- a CDS encoding mannose-1-phosphate guanyltransferase encodes MKAVVMAGGEGTRLRPMTSSMPKPLLPVANRPIMEHVLRLLKRHGLNETVVTVQFLASLVKNYFGDGEELGMELTYANEEKPLGTAGSVKNAEEALKDDAFLVISGDALTDFDLTELINFHKEKGALVTVCLTRVPNPLEFGITIVDEEGKVERFLEKPTWGQVFSDTVNTGIYVMEPEVFDYVEADVSVDWSGDVFPQLMKEGKPVFGYIAEGYWEDVGTHESYVKAQADVLEGKVDVELDGFELSPGVWVAEGAEVHPDAVLRGPLYIGDYAKVEANAEIREHTVIGSNVVVKSGAFLHRAVVHDNVYIGPHSNLRGCVIGKNTDIMRAARIEDGAVIGDECLVGEESIIQGNVRVYPFKTIEAGAFVNTSVIWESRGQAHLFGARGVSGILNVEITPELAVRLAGAYATTLKKGSTVTTARDHSRGARALKRAVISALQASAIDVRDLENVPLPVARQQTARGSAGGIMIRTTPGVPDSVDIMFFDGQGADLSQGGQRKLDRVFARQEYRRAFPGEIGDLHFPASVFDSYTGSLLRNVDTTGIAESGLKVVVDASNGSAGLVLPSLLGKLGVDSLVINPGLDESRPTETVESRRAGLVRLGEIVASARAAFGVRFDPVGERLSLVDEKGRIVEDDRALLVMLDLVAAERRSGRVALPVTTTRIAEQVAAYHGTQVEWTTTSPDDLTRVGREEATIFGGDARGGFIIPEFSGVFDGAAAFVRLIGLVARTQLTLSQIDARIPRAHVLKRDLATPWAVKGLVMRRVVEEAGDRFVDTTDGVRVVETDGRWVMVLPDPAEAVTHLWAEGPDDASAEALLDEWSAVVDSAGR; translated from the coding sequence ATGAAGGCCGTCGTGATGGCCGGAGGCGAAGGCACACGCCTTCGTCCGATGACCTCGAGCATGCCCAAGCCGCTCCTGCCCGTGGCGAACCGCCCGATCATGGAGCACGTGCTCAGGCTGCTCAAAAGGCATGGGCTCAACGAAACCGTCGTCACTGTCCAGTTCTTGGCCTCCCTGGTCAAGAACTACTTCGGTGACGGTGAAGAGCTCGGCATGGAGCTCACCTATGCCAATGAGGAGAAGCCCCTCGGTACCGCCGGCAGCGTCAAGAACGCCGAGGAGGCGTTGAAGGACGATGCCTTCCTCGTCATCTCCGGTGACGCGCTTACCGACTTCGATCTCACCGAACTCATCAACTTCCACAAGGAAAAGGGCGCGCTCGTCACCGTCTGTCTGACGCGCGTTCCCAATCCGCTGGAATTCGGCATCACCATCGTGGACGAGGAAGGCAAGGTCGAACGCTTCCTGGAGAAGCCGACCTGGGGCCAGGTCTTCTCGGACACGGTGAACACGGGCATCTACGTCATGGAGCCCGAGGTCTTCGACTACGTCGAGGCCGATGTGTCCGTCGACTGGTCCGGCGACGTCTTCCCTCAGCTGATGAAGGAAGGCAAGCCCGTCTTCGGCTATATCGCCGAGGGCTACTGGGAGGACGTCGGCACCCACGAGAGCTATGTGAAGGCCCAGGCCGACGTGCTCGAGGGCAAGGTCGACGTGGAACTCGACGGGTTCGAGCTCTCCCCGGGCGTCTGGGTGGCCGAGGGCGCGGAGGTGCACCCCGACGCGGTCCTGCGCGGGCCGCTGTACATCGGTGACTACGCCAAGGTCGAGGCGAACGCCGAGATCCGCGAACACACCGTCATCGGCTCCAACGTCGTGGTCAAGAGCGGGGCGTTCCTGCACCGGGCCGTCGTGCACGACAACGTGTACATCGGCCCGCACAGCAATCTGCGCGGCTGTGTGATCGGAAAGAACACCGACATCATGAGGGCCGCCCGCATCGAGGACGGCGCGGTGATCGGCGACGAGTGCCTCGTCGGTGAAGAATCGATCATCCAGGGCAACGTCCGCGTCTATCCGTTCAAGACCATCGAGGCCGGCGCCTTCGTCAACACCTCGGTGATCTGGGAGTCGCGCGGGCAGGCCCATCTCTTCGGCGCGCGCGGTGTCTCCGGGATCCTGAACGTCGAGATCACCCCGGAGCTGGCGGTGCGTCTGGCCGGTGCCTACGCGACGACCCTCAAGAAGGGCTCGACCGTCACCACGGCCCGCGACCACTCCCGAGGCGCTCGCGCGCTGAAGCGGGCGGTGATCTCCGCGTTGCAGGCCAGCGCCATCGACGTACGCGACCTGGAGAACGTACCGCTGCCCGTGGCCCGGCAGCAGACGGCCCGAGGGAGCGCCGGCGGAATCATGATCCGGACGACACCGGGTGTGCCCGACTCCGTCGACATCATGTTCTTCGACGGGCAGGGCGCCGACCTCTCGCAGGGCGGCCAGCGGAAGCTGGACCGGGTGTTCGCGCGCCAGGAGTACCGGCGTGCCTTCCCCGGTGAGATCGGGGACCTGCACTTCCCGGCGAGCGTCTTCGACTCGTACACCGGATCGCTGCTGCGCAATGTCGACACCACCGGGATCGCCGAGTCCGGCCTGAAGGTGGTCGTCGACGCCTCGAACGGCAGTGCCGGACTGGTGCTGCCCAGCCTGCTGGGCAAGCTCGGCGTGGACTCCCTGGTCATCAATCCCGGTCTCGACGAGTCCAGGCCCACCGAGACGGTGGAGTCCCGGCGGGCCGGGCTGGTGCGGCTGGGCGAGATCGTCGCGTCCGCACGTGCCGCGTTCGGGGTGCGCTTCGACCCCGTGGGCGAGCGGCTCTCGCTGGTCGACGAGAAGGGGCGGATCGTCGAGGACGACCGGGCCCTGCTCGTGATGCTCGACCTGGTGGCCGCGGAGCGGCGCAGCGGTCGGGTGGCGCTGCCGGTCACGACCACGCGGATCGCCGAACAGGTGGCCGCGTACCACGGCACGCAGGTGGAGTGGACGACCACGTCGCCCGACGACCTGACCAGGGTCGGCCGGGAGGAGGCGACGATCTTCGGCGGCGACGCGCGCGGCGGCTTCATCATTCCCGAGTTCAGCGGTGTCTTCGACGGTGCGGCCGCGTTCGTACGGCTCATCGGTCTGGTGGCAAGGACCCAGCTCACGCTCAGCCAGATCGACGCGCGGATTCCACGTGCGCATGTCCTCAAGCGGGACCTGGCGACTCCGTGGGCCGTCAAGGGCCTGGTGATGCGCCGGGTCGTGGAGGAGGCGGGAGACCGTTTCGTGGACACGACCGACGGTGTCCGTGTGGTGGAGACGGACGGACGCTGGGTGATGGTGCTGCCGGACCCCGCCGAGGCCGTGACCCATCTGTGGGCCGAGGGCCCGGACGACGCCTCGGCGGAGGCCCTGCTCGATGAGTGGTCGGCCGTGGTGGACAGCGCCGGCCGCTGA
- a CDS encoding small basic family protein: MIAVLGLVVGVVAGLLVRPEVPAVVEPYLPIAVVAALDAVFGGLRAMLDGIFDDKVFVVSFLSNVVVAALIVFLGDKLGVGAQLSTGVVVVLGIRIFSNAAAIRRHVFRA, encoded by the coding sequence GTGATCGCCGTACTGGGCCTCGTCGTGGGAGTCGTGGCTGGACTGTTGGTCCGGCCCGAGGTTCCGGCGGTTGTCGAGCCTTACCTTCCGATCGCCGTCGTGGCGGCGCTCGACGCCGTGTTCGGCGGTCTGCGCGCGATGCTCGACGGCATCTTCGACGACAAGGTCTTCGTCGTCTCGTTCCTGTCGAACGTGGTCGTGGCCGCGCTGATCGTCTTCCTCGGTGACAAGTTGGGCGTGGGGGCCCAGCTGTCCACGGGTGTCGTGGTCGTCCTCGGCATCCGGATCTTCTCCAACGCCGCGGCCATCCGCCGGCACGTGTTCCGGGCGTGA
- a CDS encoding DUF881 domain-containing protein, protein MSDENENENEKEAGTPENPLRRELPEEVPAAQQEPGPQPAEEEDTPSLSGRQRLVKGLWPPRISRAQLIVAVLLFGLGFGLAVQVASNSDGDSALRGARQEDLVRILDELDSRTQRLEDEKQGLEDQRTELENSSNQAEEARKQTVEKEKQLGILAGTVAAQGPGITLTIDDAKGTVKADMLLDAIQELRAAGAEAIQVNGVRVVASTYLSDSGSGVKVDGNKITQPYRFKVIGKPQDLEPALNIPGGVVQTLEKEQATVTVDRSTKIVVDALRPPERPDYARSSSR, encoded by the coding sequence ATGAGCGACGAGAACGAGAACGAGAACGAGAAGGAAGCCGGGACGCCCGAGAACCCGCTGCGCAGAGAGCTGCCGGAAGAGGTCCCCGCGGCCCAGCAGGAGCCCGGGCCGCAGCCGGCCGAAGAAGAGGACACGCCCTCGCTCTCGGGCCGTCAGAGGCTGGTCAAGGGGTTGTGGCCGCCGCGGATATCGCGTGCCCAACTCATCGTCGCGGTGCTGCTGTTCGGCCTCGGTTTCGGCCTGGCCGTCCAGGTGGCGTCCAACAGCGACGGCGACAGCGCGCTGCGCGGCGCACGTCAGGAAGATCTCGTACGCATTCTCGATGAACTCGACAGCCGCACTCAGCGTCTTGAGGACGAGAAGCAGGGTCTCGAGGATCAGCGCACCGAGCTGGAGAACAGCTCGAACCAGGCCGAGGAGGCCCGTAAGCAGACGGTCGAGAAGGAGAAGCAACTCGGCATCCTGGCGGGCACCGTGGCCGCCCAGGGCCCCGGCATCACTCTGACGATCGACGACGCGAAGGGGACGGTCAAGGCGGACATGCTGCTCGACGCCATCCAGGAGCTGCGCGCCGCCGGTGCGGAGGCGATCCAGGTGAACGGTGTGCGCGTGGTCGCCAGTACCTATCTGTCCGACTCCGGGAGCGGAGTGAAGGTGGACGGGAACAAGATCACCCAGCCCTATCGTTTCAAGGTCATCGGCAAGCCGCAGGACCTGGAGCCGGCGCTGAACATTCCGGGAGGCGTGGTGCAGACACTGGAGAAGGAGCAGGCCACCGTCACGGTGGACCGCTCCACGAAGATCGTCGTAGATGCCTTGCGACCGCCGGAGCGGCCTGACTACGCTCGGTCGTCCTCCCGGTGA
- a CDS encoding MFS transporter encodes MLGIALVDRIGSGLWAAVSVLYFTYVTGLSVAQIGTLVAAAGAVGIAGAPLGGRIADRLPLTRVLIALQLLRALSSFALLTTDNYALLLAFSAVGSFGDRAANVLTKLYATRVSGPKRVRYQALNRTVANAGWALGGLVAAGALTLGTTAAYQWLLAGDALSFVAVALATARCGEPPSATRTVATSKAPVPAARPESPWRDRTYLAYVATETVLFLDDAVFKVGLPLCIAHSDRAPHGLAPLLMVLNNVMVVTLQVPLARFGVGTAAARALLVPLSASFALGGAAMALSATGEVVTVTLLLTAAAALFTVAEMLHATVSWELSVALAPDTAQGAYLGVHGLAQAVQRSAGPLAVTAAIAAGPLGWTLFGAVTATTCIFQHRLVRNRLTHPALSVPPVTVSEH; translated from the coding sequence ATGCTCGGGATCGCCCTGGTCGACCGCATCGGCAGCGGCCTGTGGGCGGCCGTCTCCGTCCTGTACTTCACCTACGTCACCGGCCTCTCCGTCGCACAGATCGGCACCCTCGTGGCCGCTGCCGGAGCGGTCGGCATCGCGGGCGCACCCCTCGGCGGGCGCATCGCCGACCGCCTGCCGCTCACCCGGGTCCTGATCGCCCTCCAACTGCTGCGGGCCCTCTCCTCCTTCGCCCTGCTGACCACCGACAACTACGCCCTCCTCCTGGCGTTCTCCGCCGTGGGCAGCTTCGGGGACCGCGCCGCGAACGTCCTCACCAAGCTCTACGCCACCCGCGTCTCGGGACCCAAACGCGTCCGCTACCAAGCCCTCAACCGCACCGTCGCCAACGCCGGCTGGGCCCTGGGCGGCCTCGTCGCGGCAGGGGCTCTCACCCTCGGCACCACCGCCGCCTACCAATGGCTGCTCGCGGGCGACGCCCTCTCGTTCGTCGCCGTCGCCCTCGCGACCGCCCGCTGCGGCGAACCACCCTCGGCCACGCGCACCGTCGCGACGTCGAAGGCTCCCGTCCCCGCGGCGCGCCCCGAGAGCCCCTGGCGCGACCGCACCTACCTCGCCTACGTCGCCACCGAGACCGTCCTCTTCCTCGACGACGCCGTGTTCAAGGTCGGGCTGCCCCTGTGCATAGCCCACTCCGACCGAGCCCCCCACGGCCTCGCGCCGCTCCTGATGGTCCTGAACAACGTGATGGTCGTGACCCTCCAGGTCCCCCTGGCCCGATTCGGCGTCGGCACGGCCGCGGCACGCGCCCTCCTCGTCCCGCTCTCCGCCTCCTTCGCCCTCGGCGGCGCGGCCATGGCACTGTCCGCCACCGGCGAGGTCGTCACCGTTACCCTCCTGCTGACCGCGGCAGCCGCCCTCTTCACGGTCGCGGAGATGCTCCACGCCACCGTCTCCTGGGAACTCTCCGTCGCCCTCGCCCCGGACACAGCACAGGGCGCCTACCTCGGCGTCCACGGACTCGCGCAGGCCGTCCAGCGCAGCGCCGGACCACTCGCCGTCACAGCCGCCATCGCCGCGGGCCCGCTCGGATGGACCCTCTTCGGTGCCGTCACCGCCACGACCTGCATCTTTCAGCACCGCCTCGTGCGCAACCGGCTCACGCACCCCGCGTTGTCAGTGCCCCCGGTTACTGTGAGTGAGCATTGA
- a CDS encoding CDP-alcohol phosphatidyltransferase family protein, whose product MEVQETRVQTNRVLTIPNILSMARLAGVPIFLWLILRPEFGGPNSDGWALLILMLSGISDYLDGKLARRWNQISSLGRLLDPAADRLYILSTLVGLTWREILPIWLTAALLARELVLLVMVWILRRHGYPPPQVNFLGKAATFNLMYAFPLLLLSDASGWIATLGAIFGWAFAGWGTTLYWWAGVLYVVQVRRLIRADTMAE is encoded by the coding sequence GTGGAGGTCCAGGAGACCCGCGTTCAGACGAACCGGGTCCTCACCATCCCGAACATCCTCAGCATGGCCCGGCTCGCCGGCGTCCCCATCTTCCTGTGGTTGATCCTCAGGCCGGAGTTCGGCGGTCCCAACAGCGACGGCTGGGCGCTGCTCATCCTCATGCTGAGCGGCATCAGCGACTATCTCGACGGCAAGCTCGCCCGACGCTGGAACCAGATCAGCAGCCTCGGCCGGCTCCTGGATCCCGCGGCCGACCGCCTCTACATTCTGTCGACGCTCGTCGGACTCACCTGGCGCGAGATTCTTCCGATCTGGCTCACGGCCGCACTTCTCGCACGTGAGCTGGTCCTGCTGGTGATGGTGTGGATCCTCCGGCGCCACGGCTATCCGCCGCCGCAGGTGAACTTCCTCGGGAAGGCAGCCACCTTCAACCTGATGTACGCCTTCCCGCTGCTGTTGCTGAGCGACGCCAGCGGCTGGATCGCGACACTCGGCGCTATTTTCGGATGGGCGTTCGCAGGGTGGGGTACAACGCTGTATTGGTGGGCAGGAGTCCTCTACGTGGTGCAGGTCCGCCGGCTGATCCGAGCGGACACCATGGCCGAATGA
- a CDS encoding PTS glucose transporter subunit IIA encodes MTTVTSPLAGRAIGLAAVPDPVFSGAMVGPGTAIDPEREPSEAVAPVDGVIVSLHPHAFVVVDGEGHGVLTHLGIDTVQLNGEGFELLVNKGDTVTRGQSIVRWNPAAVEAAGKSPVCPVVALEATADSLSDVVEAGEVKAGDALFGWQ; translated from the coding sequence ATGACCACCGTGACGTCCCCTCTTGCAGGACGCGCCATCGGACTCGCCGCGGTACCGGACCCCGTGTTCTCCGGCGCGATGGTCGGCCCCGGCACGGCGATCGACCCCGAGCGTGAGCCCTCGGAGGCTGTCGCTCCCGTGGACGGAGTCATCGTCTCCCTGCACCCGCACGCGTTCGTCGTCGTCGACGGTGAAGGCCACGGCGTGCTCACGCACCTCGGTATCGACACGGTTCAGCTGAACGGCGAGGGCTTTGAGCTGCTCGTCAACAAGGGGGACACCGTGACGCGCGGCCAGAGCATCGTGCGGTGGAACCCCGCCGCCGTCGAGGCGGCCGGCAAGTCCCCGGTCTGCCCGGTCGTGGCCCTCGAAGCCACGGCGGACTCCCTCTCGGACGTCGTCGAGGCCGGCGAGGTCAAGGCCGGCGACGCGCTCTTCGGCTGGCAGTGA
- a CDS encoding FHA domain-containing protein translates to MGGAWWKLSGGYGRCEDVRVDRCVQSGFVLPHGRVCFGQGESPVKLFAKLFGKSSREDSGDSAAARHRAPRQGDAEAQGGDRPLFRDQVGGPGGHGASSVDPGQPGRIGFGEPSASSAGGGFASDPYASHAPGGQPRQEDPSMSAQVCTRCGNRNAENSRFCSNCGAPLRGGPERPSETTSTISISGIEAYDAEVTGQTAPSPMLSPEAQAAVDALPMGSALLVVRRGPNSGSRFLLDGELTTAGRHPQSDIFLDDVTVSRRHVEFRRVADGSFTVADVGSLNGTYVNRERIDQVPLSNGDEVQIGKYRLVFYASQRGI, encoded by the coding sequence ATGGGTGGTGCGTGGTGGAAACTGTCTGGTGGATACGGACGTTGTGAGGATGTCCGGGTCGACCGGTGTGTTCAATCAGGGTTCGTCCTGCCCCACGGGCGGGTCTGTTTCGGTCAAGGGGAATCGCCCGTGAAGTTGTTTGCGAAGTTGTTCGGCAAGAGCTCGCGAGAGGACAGCGGCGACAGCGCGGCTGCCCGTCATCGCGCACCGCGCCAGGGAGACGCGGAGGCCCAGGGAGGCGACCGCCCGCTGTTCCGGGACCAGGTCGGCGGTCCCGGTGGGCACGGCGCGTCGTCTGTTGACCCTGGCCAGCCGGGACGCATAGGTTTCGGGGAACCGTCAGCCTCAAGCGCGGGTGGAGGGTTCGCCTCCGATCCGTATGCGTCCCATGCCCCTGGTGGGCAGCCGCGGCAGGAGGATCCGTCCATGTCGGCCCAGGTGTGTACGAGGTGCGGAAACCGCAACGCGGAGAACAGCCGGTTCTGTTCCAACTGCGGTGCGCCGCTGCGGGGCGGTCCGGAGCGTCCGTCGGAGACGACGTCCACGATCTCCATCTCCGGTATCGAGGCGTACGACGCCGAGGTGACGGGCCAGACGGCGCCCTCGCCGATGCTCTCCCCGGAGGCGCAGGCGGCCGTGGACGCGCTGCCGATGGGTTCGGCGCTCCTGGTGGTGCGCCGTGGCCCCAACTCCGGCAGCCGCTTCCTGCTGGACGGTGAGCTGACCACGGCCGGGCGTCATCCGCAGAGCGACATCTTCCTCGACGACGTGACGGTCTCGCGTCGGCACGTGGAGTTCCGTCGCGTCGCGGACGGTTCGTTCACGGTCGCCGACGTCGGCAGCCTGAACGGCACCTACGTCAACCGGGAGCGGATCGACCAGGTCCCGCTGTCGAACGGTGACGAGGTGCAGATCGGCAAGTACCGGCTGGTGTTCTACGCGAGCCAGCGGGGCATCTGA
- the ptsP gene encoding phosphoenolpyruvate--protein phosphotransferase, with translation METTLRGVGVSHGVAIGEVRHMGTAVLEPPAKQIPPEDAAREQARARKAVEDVAADLIARGNLAGGEAQAVLEAQAMMAQDPELTADVNRRIAVGSTAERAVYDALAAYRALLAGAGEYLAGRVADLDDVRNRIVARLLGVPMPGVPDSDEPYVLIARDLAPADTALLDPTLVLGFVTEEGGPTSHSAILARALGVPAVVALPGAGELAEGTVVAVDGSTGEIFVEPSAEKKAQLAAAAAERKAALSATTGPGATSDGHKVPLLANVGGPADVPAALEAGAEGVGLFRTEFLFLDDSKQAPSEEKQVEAYRQVLEAFPEGRVVVRVLDAGADKPLDFLTPADEPNPALGVRGLRSLLDHPDVLRTQLTALAKASEGLPVYLEVMAPMVADRTDAKAFADACREAGLRAKFGAMVEIPSAALRARSILQEVEFLSLGTNDLAQYTFAADRQVGAVSRLQDPWQPALLDLVALSAEAAKAEGKSCGVCGEAASDPLLACVLTGLGVTSLSMGAASIPYVRATLAKYTLAQCERAASAARAADTAEEARTAAQAVLSGE, from the coding sequence ATGGAGACAACGCTGCGAGGCGTCGGCGTGAGCCACGGTGTGGCGATCGGCGAGGTTCGGCACATGGGAACGGCGGTTCTCGAACCGCCTGCCAAGCAGATTCCCCCGGAGGACGCGGCCCGCGAACAGGCACGCGCCCGCAAGGCCGTCGAGGACGTGGCGGCCGACCTGATTGCACGTGGCAATCTGGCCGGCGGCGAGGCCCAGGCCGTTCTCGAGGCCCAGGCCATGATGGCCCAGGACCCCGAGCTGACCGCTGACGTGAACCGGCGGATCGCCGTCGGCAGCACGGCCGAGCGCGCGGTCTACGACGCACTCGCCGCGTACCGCGCACTGCTGGCCGGCGCGGGTGAGTACCTCGCCGGACGCGTGGCCGACCTCGACGACGTGCGGAACCGCATCGTCGCCCGGCTGCTCGGCGTGCCCATGCCCGGTGTCCCGGACAGCGACGAGCCCTATGTGCTGATCGCGCGTGACCTCGCGCCCGCCGACACGGCACTGCTGGACCCGACCCTCGTCCTCGGCTTCGTCACCGAGGAGGGCGGGCCGACCAGCCACAGCGCGATCCTCGCTCGCGCCCTTGGGGTACCGGCCGTCGTGGCACTGCCCGGCGCGGGTGAGCTCGCCGAGGGCACGGTCGTCGCGGTCGACGGCAGCACGGGCGAGATCTTCGTGGAGCCGAGCGCCGAGAAGAAGGCGCAGCTGGCGGCCGCGGCGGCCGAGCGCAAGGCGGCGCTGTCCGCCACGACCGGCCCGGGTGCCACCTCCGACGGGCACAAGGTGCCGCTGCTGGCCAACGTCGGCGGCCCGGCGGACGTACCGGCGGCGCTGGAGGCCGGTGCCGAGGGCGTCGGTCTGTTCCGTACCGAGTTCCTTTTCCTGGACGACAGCAAGCAGGCGCCGTCCGAGGAGAAGCAGGTCGAGGCGTACCGTCAGGTGCTCGAGGCCTTCCCCGAGGGCCGGGTGGTGGTGCGGGTCCTGGACGCCGGTGCCGACAAGCCGCTGGACTTCCTCACACCGGCCGACGAGCCGAACCCGGCGCTCGGCGTGCGGGGCCTTCGGTCGCTGCTGGACCACCCCGATGTGCTGCGCACGCAGCTGACCGCCCTCGCGAAGGCCTCGGAGGGACTGCCGGTCTATCTCGAGGTGATGGCCCCGATGGTCGCGGACCGGACGGACGCCAAGGCGTTCGCCGACGCGTGCCGTGAGGCCGGGCTGCGGGCGAAGTTCGGCGCGATGGTGGAGATCCCGTCGGCCGCGCTGCGGGCGCGGTCGATTCTTCAGGAGGTCGAGTTCCTGTCCCTGGGCACCAACGACCTCGCGCAGTACACGTTCGCGGCCGACCGGCAGGTGGGCGCGGTGTCCCGGCTCCAGGACCCGTGGCAGCCGGCTCTGCTCGACCTGGTGGCGCTGTCCGCCGAGGCGGCGAAGGCCGAGGGCAAGAGCTGTGGCGTCTGCGGTGAGGCCGCGTCGGACCCGCTGCTGGCGTGTGTGCTGACCGGTCTGGGCGTCACCTCCCTGTCGATGGGTGCCGCGTCGATTCCCTATGTGCGGGCGACTCTGGCGAAGTACACGCTGGCGCAGTGCGAGCGGGCGGCCTCGGCCGCGCGTGCCGCGGACACGGCGGAAGAGGCGCGCACCGCGGCTCAGGCGGTGCTGTCCGGCGAGTAG